In the Pedobacter cryoconitis genome, AAATCATGGATAGAGAAAGCTTTGCAGCATAACGAAGCTGAAAACAGTGTTTATCTGGAGCACTATGGCGATATTTTATTCCATACCGGACCGCCGGAAGAGGCGTTGGTGCAATGGAAAAAATCATGGGATGCAGGCAATGATTCGCCGCTTTTAAAACGAAAAATAAATGAGAAAAAGTACCTTACAAAATAGTCTGCTGGTCCTTTTGCTGTTAAGCACTGTACTGGCCTGCAAGACCAAAAAAACTATTGTTAAAACTCCGGATGTTGCTGTGGTGCCTGAAGTTAACCGCAAGAAAGCAGAGAACCTGGTGCTGTTGAAAAGAAAAGATATTCCTTTCAATACGCTTTCCATGAAAGGAAAAGTAAGTTTGGATATGAATGGGAATGTCAACAATGTAAACATTACCATCAGAATTCAGAAAGATCAGAAAATCTGGGCCAGTATAACTGCCATTGCAGGAATTGAAGTCGCAAGGGCTTTGATTACACCGGATAGCGTTCTTTTACGGAACAATTTACAGTCGCTTGCCGTTAAAAAGCCTTTCAGCTATTTGAATAGTTTTACCAACAAACAGGTTACTTTCAAGATGCTGCAGTCTATTCTTACCGGAAACACGATTGCTGAGTTTACCAACGATCAGGCCGAACTGAATTCAAATGCGGGCGTGTTTACTGCTAGTGGGACGCAAGGGGAACTGGCCTTCAGGGTTTTGTTTAATACGCTGCTGAAAACCGGTGAGCTGAATATGAATGAGGTAAGGGCAGCGAAAGCACTAAAGGTTGTTTATTCAGATTATCAGCAGGTAACAGACGCTTTGTTTCCTTCGGTGATTAAAATTAATTCTGTGTCAGGGACTAAGAAAACTAATCTGGCATTTGACTTTTCAAAAATAGAACGCAATGTTCAACTGGATTATCCGTTCACTCTTCCTAAAAGGTTTGAGATAATAAACTAATTTTT is a window encoding:
- a CDS encoding DUF4292 domain-containing protein — protein: MRKSTLQNSLLVLLLLSTVLACKTKKTIVKTPDVAVVPEVNRKKAENLVLLKRKDIPFNTLSMKGKVSLDMNGNVNNVNITIRIQKDQKIWASITAIAGIEVARALITPDSVLLRNNLQSLAVKKPFSYLNSFTNKQVTFKMLQSILTGNTIAEFTNDQAELNSNAGVFTASGTQGELAFRVLFNTLLKTGELNMNEVRAAKALKVVYSDYQQVTDALFPSVIKINSVSGTKKTNLAFDFSKIERNVQLDYPFTLPKRFEIIN